In Salmo salar unplaced genomic scaffold, Ssal_v3.1, whole genome shotgun sequence, a genomic segment contains:
- the LOC106595157 gene encoding 5,6-dihydroxyindole-2-carboxylic acid oxidase-like — MHYHSMCWLGLLVVVVLTPWTLAQFPRQCVTSAGLRSGQCCPSPTGAVDDECGSATGRGQCVSVAVDSHRHGPQYPHDGRDNRERWPLRFFNRTCQCNGNFAGYNCVRCRHGLTGPNCDHRISVVRRNVMQMSSAEKQAFVNSLDQAKRTVHPDLVVCTRRYQEVYGPDGNTPQFDNITIYNYFVWTHYYSVSKTYMGAGQASFGGVDFSHEGPGFVTWHRFHLLQLERDMQDMLGDATFALPYWNFAIGGSDCDVCTDDLLGARSAFDMNSLSPNSVFSQWRVICESVEDYDTLGTFCNNSETSPIRRNPAGNVARPMVQRLPEPQDVVDCLDLKTFDTPPYYSTSSESFRNTVEGYSAPQGGYDPVVRSLHNLAHLFLNGTGGQTHLSPNDPIFVLLHTFTDAIFDEWLSRHTPGEAVYPEENAPIGHNRQFNMVPFWPPVTNAEMFVTAPENLGYTYEVAWPTRPYTLPEIITIAIVAAVLVTAVVSGVIACAMRARYFRSAEGLEPLLGETFRRYSEDDRRTDKSQSVV, encoded by the exons ATGCACTACCACAG taTGTGTTGGCTGGGtctcctggtggtggtggtcctgACCCCGTGGACCCTGGCCCAGTTTCCCAGACAATGTGTCACCTCAGCGGGGCTACGGAGCGGCCAGTGCTGCCCCTCTCCCACTGGAGCCGTGGATGACGAGTGTGGTTCTGCCACAGGGAGGGGTCAGTGTGTATCCGTAGCTGTCGACAGCCACCGCCACGGCCCCCAGTACCCACATGATGGCCGGGACAACCGGGAGCGCTGGCCGTTAAGGTTCTTTAACCGGACGTGCCAGTGTAACGGGAACTTTGCGGGGTATAACTGTGTCCGGTGCCGACATGGACTCACCGGACCTAACTGTGATCACAGGATATCTgtgg tcagGAGGAATGTGATGCAGATGAGTTCAGCAGAGAAGCAGGCGTTTGTGAACTCTCTGGACCAGGCCAAGAGGACCGTCCACCCTGACCTGGTCGTCTGTACACGACG TTACCAGGAAGTGTATGGTCCGGACGGTAACACCCCTCAGTTTGACAACATCACCATCTATAACTACTTTGTGTGGACACACTACTACTCTGTCAGCAAGACCTACATGGGGGCGGGGCAGGCTAGCTTTGGGGGTGTGGACTTCTCTCACGAAGGACCGGGATTTGTCACCTGGCACAGGTTCCACCTGCTGCAGTTGGAGAGAGATATGCAG gACATGTTGGGCGATGCCACCTTTGCCCTCCCCTACTGGAACTTTGCCATCGGCGGCAGTGATTGTGACGTGTGTACTGACGACCTCCtaggagccaggtctgccttcgatATGAACAGCCTCAGCCCCAACTCTGTCTTCTCCCAGTGGAGGGTGATCTGTGAGAGTGTAGAGGACTATGACACTCTGGGAACCTTCTGTAACA ATTCAGAGACCAGTCCCATCAGGAGGAACCCAGCAGGTAACGTGGCGCGGCCCATGGTGCAGAGGCTGCCTGAACCCCAGGATGTGGTGGACTGTCTGGACCTGAAAACCTTCGATACCCCGCCTTACTACTCCACCTCTTCAGAGAGCTTCAGGAACACCGTGGAGG gctACAGTGCCCCTCAGGGTGGCTATGACCCAGTGGTACGCAGCCTCCATAACCTGGCTCACCTGTTCCTCAACGGGACAGGAGGGCAGACACACCTGTCCCCTAATGACCCCATCTTTGTCCTGCTCCACACCTTCACTGACGCCATCTTTGATGAGTGGCTGAGCCGACACACCCCAG GTGAGGCAGTGTACCCGGAGGAGAATGCTCCTATTGGTCACAACAGACAGTTCAACATGGTTCCCTTCTGGCCCCCCGTCACCAACGCTGAGATGTTCGTCACAGCCCCCGAGAACCTGGGATACACCTACGAGGTCGCATGGCcca CTCGCCCCTACACACTGCCTGAGATCATCACCATAGCGATCGTCGCCGCGGTGCTGGTGACTGCGGTGGTGTCGGGGGTCATCGCGTGTGCCATGCGTGCCCGCTATTTCCGCTCGGCTGAGGGACTGGAGCCGTTGCTAGGGGAGACCTTCCGTCGCTACTCGGAGgatgacagacggacggacaagAGCCAGTCTGTTGTGTAG
- the LOC106592777 gene encoding cyclic nucleotide-gated cation channel beta-1, translating to MVEEDEQTEQETVTEEAGGEKEREGEVEVEAEGGEGLGGEVGVEDYEEMNTTQSVVGEPVEEEGGKEVVVGGEGEEGRMEESVVVVEEEKAGAEVMIGEPGGETIGGEEERDGESVEEEEGDEGVVVGAADQLGGEAGGGEGGEAVEEETPATSQTENQEVLLDPGESSMRSIPGDSQDPASPLSPHHPGGETESNTMRGEEILEDVDLESNDANKIITFKDNLLNFDPDEATSTLDNFVEDIPAMANEEEPGETNEEVEVTTGADNSESGLEAWKIGAISAAVFLVLETIVIIVYVLKCRDKTNSSPARLCEEGRVEVETGTALCNEDTLPAGDEECQQIAVLDPWELDPSQTQQQLQQEEDEVEMKDLQLTSIEDLTNRPVDPSHDVQTSVL from the exons ATGGTGGAGGAGGACGAGCAGACAGAGCAGGAGACTGTGACTGAGGAggctggaggagagaaggagcgagagggggaggtggaggtggaagcTGAGGGAGGTGAGGGGTTAGGTGGGGAGGTGGGGGTGGAAGACTATGAGGAAATGAATACTACTCAGTCGGTAGTGGGGGAGCCAGtcgaagaggagggagggaaggaggtggtggtgggaggagagggggaggagggaaggatggaggaaagTGTGGTGGTTGTGGAGGAGGAAAAGGCTGGAGCTGAAGTAATGATTGGGGAACCAGGGGGTGAGACgatagggggagaggaggaaagggatggagagagtgtggaagaggaggagggagatgaaggagtggtggtaggagctgCAGACCAGCTGGGAGGTgaagcaggaggaggagaaggaggagaggccGTTGAAGAGGAGACACCAGCAACCAGTCAAACGGAGAACCAAG AAGTGCTGCTGGACCCAGGTGAGAGCTCCATGAGATCCATACCAGGCGATTCTCAGGACCCCGCTAGCCCACTCAGCCCCCACCATCCTgggggagagacggagagcaacaccatgagaggggaggagatcctggaggaTGTGGATCTGGAGTCGAACGACGCCAACAAGATCATCACGTTTAAGGACAACCTTTTAAACTTTGACCCTGATGAGGCCACGTCAACGCTGGATAACTTTGTGGAGGACATTCCTGCCATGGCCAATGAGGAGGAGCCAGGAGAGACCAATGAGGAGGTGGAGGTCACTACAGGCGCTGACAACTCAG AATCAGGTCTGGAAGCCTGGAAGATAGGAGCCATCTCTGCTGCTGTGTTTCTGGTCCTGGAGACCATCGTCATCATTGTCTACGTCCTCAAGTGTCGTGACAAAACTAACAG CAGCCCAGCGAGGCTGTGTGAGGAGGGGCGTGTGGAGGTGGAGACAGGTACAGCACTGTGTAATGAAGATACTCTACCAGCCGGAGATGAAGAATGCCAACA AATTGCTGTTCTGGACCCGTGGGAACTGGACCCCTCTCAAACCCAACAGCAGCTGCAGCAGGAGGAGGATGAGGTAGAAATGAAGGATCTACAGCTCACCTCCATAGAGGACCTGACCAACAGACCAGTAGATCCCTCACATGATGTCCAGACTTCAGTTCTATAG